From Sulfurovum zhangzhouensis, the proteins below share one genomic window:
- a CDS encoding L,D-transpeptidase family protein has translation MKIRLLVGLLVAVIMNGCVDTPDEEGWKSAQKKEFLQILEEDRYASVCDQQALYEKVKKTGNSKLMSKLLLKYTDNLANSCIDLKNFNEVQEAKKEKKIESHYDIYLQKVDKKQVLTQLKAGQSIKSILKPYVPETEQFAKLVKTYNTLKNKEGVTPKQLRTIRLNIERTKIMRQDLGEDYALVNIPEFKVRIKKGDQTTMKFGVIVGKKNLQTPIFAEPMQYITLNPQWGVPDSIARNEIIPKLLKDPAYLARNNMVIRRDYNLESKDVSVNDIDLTAYKGGKGEVPFKFIEKPSERNVLGRIKFIFPNRHSVYMHDTQAKSLFKRQVRTFSHGCVRLEKPNDMLIHIAKNFTSETKESIMDKYSSLKTHHIVLKKKLMVHTAYLTSYVDTNGKLSMFNDIYGFDRDQKLNF, from the coding sequence ATGAAAATCAGATTATTAGTAGGGTTGTTAGTTGCCGTCATTATGAATGGCTGTGTCGATACACCGGATGAAGAGGGATGGAAATCTGCACAAAAAAAGGAATTTCTGCAGATACTCGAAGAAGATAGATATGCATCGGTCTGTGATCAGCAGGCACTTTATGAAAAAGTTAAAAAGACAGGAAACTCCAAGCTGATGAGTAAGCTGCTCTTAAAATATACAGATAATCTTGCCAATAGTTGTATCGATCTAAAAAACTTCAATGAGGTTCAAGAAGCTAAAAAAGAGAAGAAGATTGAATCACACTATGATATCTATCTTCAAAAAGTAGATAAAAAACAGGTGTTGACACAGCTCAAGGCCGGACAGTCGATAAAAAGTATTCTGAAGCCTTATGTACCGGAAACTGAACAGTTTGCAAAACTGGTCAAAACATACAATACATTAAAAAATAAAGAGGGAGTAACACCAAAACAGCTCCGTACGATCCGTCTCAATATTGAAAGAACCAAGATCATGCGTCAAGACTTGGGAGAAGATTATGCATTGGTAAACATTCCTGAGTTTAAAGTACGTATCAAAAAAGGCGATCAAACAACAATGAAATTCGGTGTCATTGTAGGGAAAAAAAATCTGCAAACTCCAATTTTTGCAGAGCCGATGCAGTATATCACGCTTAACCCGCAGTGGGGAGTACCTGATAGTATCGCAAGAAATGAGATCATACCTAAACTACTCAAGGACCCCGCTTATCTAGCGCGTAACAACATGGTAATCCGTCGTGACTACAATTTGGAATCTAAAGATGTTTCAGTCAATGATATTGACCTTACTGCCTATAAGGGTGGTAAAGGGGAAGTACCGTTCAAGTTTATTGAAAAACCATCTGAACGTAATGTATTGGGACGTATCAAATTTATATTCCCGAATAGACATTCAGTTTATATGCATGATACGCAGGCTAAGTCTCTCTTTAAACGTCAAGTACGTACTTTTAGTCACGGTTGCGTCAGGTTGGAAAAACCAAACGATATGTTGATTCATATTGCAAAAAACTTTACGAGTGAGACTAAAGAAAGTATAATGGACAAATACAGCTCACTTAAAACGCATCATATTGTTTTAAAGAAAAAATTGATGGTACATACGGCATATCTTACAAGTTACGTAGATACAAATGGGAAACTGTCAATGTTTAATGATATCTATGGATTTGATAGAGATCAAAAGCTGAACTTTTAA
- a CDS encoding NAD(P)/FAD-dependent oxidoreductase, whose translation MNHIVIIGGGASALMLASLLPQNSATIIEANTKLGAKIQVSGGGKCNITNQVMDTAYYLGEEYFIQPALDMFDEKMLLEWLDKRGLKPVIRKDTQYFCPHSSKEILSIFHNESKKQNILLDEQVISVEKKAQYFEVKTDKRTLKAERVVVASGGLSYPQLKASDIGYKIAEAFGHHIVKTAPALVGLTLQPEQFFFKELAGASTEVMITVGEKVIQGSLLFAHKGISGPAVLNASLYWEKGKIEIDFLSGVDWNAFMRSEKNISSLLPMPKRVTKAFLLQLDLQDKQGKKVTSQELERLKSLCHYSFAPSGTFGYSKAEVTKGGVSVDQVNAYTMMSEKQEGLYFIGEVLDVTGRLGGYNFQWAFSSAYICCQHLINE comes from the coding sequence ATGAATCATATAGTTATCATCGGTGGAGGGGCAAGTGCATTGATGCTGGCTTCTTTACTTCCCCAAAACAGTGCAACCATTATAGAAGCCAATACGAAGCTTGGCGCGAAGATACAGGTCTCAGGAGGAGGCAAGTGTAATATCACCAATCAAGTGATGGATACGGCCTACTATTTAGGTGAAGAGTATTTTATACAACCGGCTTTAGATATGTTTGATGAGAAGATGCTGCTGGAATGGCTGGATAAAAGAGGGCTTAAACCCGTCATCCGTAAAGACACCCAGTATTTCTGTCCTCACTCATCCAAAGAGATCTTGAGTATCTTTCACAATGAAAGCAAAAAACAGAACATTTTACTGGATGAACAGGTCATCAGTGTCGAAAAAAAAGCACAATACTTTGAAGTGAAAACAGATAAAAGAACCTTAAAAGCAGAAAGGGTAGTAGTTGCTTCGGGAGGCTTAAGTTATCCACAGCTAAAAGCCAGCGATATAGGCTATAAGATAGCAGAAGCGTTCGGACATCATATAGTAAAAACCGCACCTGCATTAGTAGGATTAACACTTCAGCCCGAACAGTTTTTTTTCAAAGAACTAGCCGGAGCTTCAACTGAGGTCATGATCACAGTAGGCGAAAAGGTGATTCAAGGTTCACTTCTTTTTGCACATAAAGGTATCAGTGGCCCTGCTGTATTGAATGCTTCTTTATACTGGGAGAAAGGGAAGATCGAGATAGATTTCCTGAGTGGTGTTGATTGGAATGCATTTATGAGAAGCGAAAAAAATATCTCTTCATTGTTACCTATGCCAAAGCGTGTCACAAAGGCATTTTTGCTACAATTAGACCTACAAGACAAACAAGGGAAAAAAGTTACTTCACAAGAATTGGAACGTTTGAAATCGCTTTGTCACTATAGTTTCGCACCTTCGGGTACTTTCGGTTATTCAAAAGCTGAGGTAACCAAAGGCGGAGTCTCTGTAGATCAAGTGAATGCTTATACAATGATGAGTGAAAAGCAGGAAGGACTTTACTTTATCGGTGAAGTTCTGGATGTAACAGGGAGACTTGGCGGATATAATTTTCAGTGGGCATTTTCAAGTGCATATATCTGCTGCCAACATCTCATTAATGAATAA
- a CDS encoding DUF4177 domain-containing protein, giving the protein MKEYKAVIYQEGMLGSLLLGESKINPVRFSAFLNANAKDGWEVVTMEKDIRRMLLFFKREGYVVIMQRERG; this is encoded by the coding sequence ATGAAAGAGTATAAGGCAGTTATTTATCAAGAAGGAATGCTTGGGTCATTACTTCTTGGAGAATCGAAGATCAATCCTGTACGTTTCTCAGCGTTTCTTAATGCCAATGCAAAAGATGGCTGGGAAGTAGTAACGATGGAAAAAGATATTCGTAGAATGCTGCTTTTCTTTAAAAGAGAAGGTTATGTTGTCATTATGCAGAGGGAGAGAGGATAA
- a CDS encoding C40 family peptidase, whose product MKRYLLSITLYCSVGYGSLFVITDPNKNTVEVKRLEPTHNAAITQKTSEYSIQALYDELNSVETYARRAWLAKERTKHLAIAKEQARKMGVSFSLTDDQSIQILEDAKYYKGGRYVWGGTTPEGFDCSGYVQYLYKKHHIELPRTAYEQSKMGREVSLDELRKGDLLFFLTDRTRNIPITHVGIYIGGGEFIHAASRKKGIIISPITHGSYARTFVKAMRVIDNTDELYTASL is encoded by the coding sequence ATGAAGAGGTACTTACTCTCCATTACTTTATACTGTTCTGTTGGATATGGTAGTCTTTTTGTTATCACTGATCCAAATAAAAATACAGTAGAAGTTAAACGTCTTGAACCAACTCACAATGCTGCAATCACACAAAAAACCAGTGAATACTCTATTCAGGCACTTTATGATGAGCTTAATTCTGTAGAAACATATGCACGAAGGGCCTGGCTGGCAAAAGAACGTACCAAACATCTTGCCATAGCTAAAGAACAGGCACGTAAAATGGGAGTAAGCTTTAGCCTGACTGATGATCAAAGCATACAAATCCTTGAGGATGCCAAATATTATAAAGGGGGCAGATATGTATGGGGCGGTACCACACCTGAAGGGTTTGACTGCTCGGGGTATGTACAATACCTCTATAAAAAACATCATATCGAGCTACCTCGTACTGCCTATGAACAATCAAAAATGGGAAGAGAAGTGAGCTTGGATGAACTGAGAAAAGGTGATCTGCTCTTCTTCCTTACAGACCGCACACGCAATATCCCGATCACACATGTAGGTATCTATATCGGCGGGGGTGAGTTTATCCATGCTGCTTCGAGAAAAAAAGGGATTATCATCTCACCGATCACACACGGTAGTTATGCCAGAACATTTGTTAAAGCCATGCGTGTGATAGATAATACAGATGAACTATACACCGCTTCATTATAA
- a CDS encoding alpha/beta fold hydrolase: protein MASKEIIYNNQPFQLSYELLNPSANDAILILHGWGSNKEIMKQAFGKTLSEYKHIYLDMPGFGKSSNEIILTTEDYGKIVNLFLKALGITPKIAMGHSFGGKVATLLNTPCLVLLSSAGVVTEKPWSVKVKIATFKMLKPLGFKKLRDIFRSADVTGMSHEMYETFKNVVDEDFEHEFARSRSKALCFWGKEDTATPLYTGEKIAGLISNSKFYPLDGDHYFFLQHKDFIEQTIIKECKEQNEC from the coding sequence ATGGCATCAAAAGAGATCATCTACAACAATCAACCATTTCAACTCTCCTATGAACTACTTAACCCTTCAGCAAACGATGCGATTTTGATTTTGCATGGCTGGGGCAGCAACAAAGAGATCATGAAGCAGGCCTTCGGGAAAACACTATCAGAGTATAAACATATCTATCTGGATATGCCGGGATTTGGTAAGAGCAGTAATGAGATAATCCTTACTACAGAAGATTACGGCAAGATAGTAAACCTGTTTTTGAAAGCACTGGGGATTACACCAAAGATCGCTATGGGGCACTCTTTTGGCGGCAAGGTAGCAACACTGTTGAATACACCGTGTCTTGTCCTGCTTTCAAGTGCAGGTGTAGTAACAGAGAAACCATGGTCTGTGAAAGTAAAGATCGCTACATTTAAAATGCTGAAACCGCTTGGGTTCAAGAAACTCAGGGATATCTTCCGCTCAGCCGATGTAACCGGTATGAGTCATGAAATGTATGAGACCTTTAAAAACGTGGTTGATGAGGATTTTGAGCATGAGTTTGCAAGAAGCCGATCAAAAGCACTCTGTTTTTGGGGTAAAGAAGATACGGCTACACCGCTTTATACAGGCGAGAAGATTGCAGGATTGATCTCTAATAGCAAGTTTTATCCGCTTGATGGGGACCACTACTTTTTTTTACAGCATAAAGACTTTATCGAACAAACCATCATAAAAGAATGTAAGGAACAAAACGAATGTTAA